A genome region from Triticum aestivum cultivar Chinese Spring chromosome 2B, IWGSC CS RefSeq v2.1, whole genome shotgun sequence includes the following:
- the LOC123046260 gene encoding uncharacterized protein isoform X2 gives MSRHFNEILSVAFKSESWMEESTTSAIIMRPDKSLCQSNEFPTTESHPKNHVPVSSPAPATRPHLVFTKKLDQRHCTQKSKSKMIENLFYAKQLFHQMKNDMLASSRPNLKGLCIAIQ, from the exons ATGTCCAGACACTTCAATGAAATACTCTCAGTTGCTTTCAAATCTGAGAGTTGGATGGAAG AGTCGACGACAAGTGCTATCATCATGAGGCCAGACAAGTCGTTGTGCCAATCCAATGAGTTTCCAACAACGGAAAGTCATCCGAAGAATCATGTCCCGGTGAGTAGTCCAGCTCCAGCAACAAGACCACATCTGGTTTTCACCAAGAAGCTGGACCAGAGGCATTGTACTCAG AAAAGCAAAAGCAAAATGATTGAAAATCTATTCTATGCAAAACAACTCTTCCATCAGATGAAGAATGACATGTTGGCTTCTTCGCGTCCGAACTTGAAGgggttatgtattgctatacagTGA
- the LOC123039324 gene encoding uncharacterized protein encodes MDAALDASGAKMNTTENLREDAHSGNGRRHYLVKANNQIISGKKITTINQHCPGARPLSRVGSPRLPNRDKSPPCRNHHVRAPFHVINRLPRPTETPAARQGNLPLPQTETHTLTRAVRSLDRMAAPTTNLRRAELCAAAVSAADAASWWCAVALVALVLLGALSAETADDDGEGAAAYFRGPRLGGSAARPCDEVYVVGEGETLHTISDKCGDPFIVERNPHVHDPDDVFPGLVIALRPTKNT; translated from the exons ATGGACGCGGCCTTGGACGCGAGCGGCGCAAAGATGAACACTACGGAAAACCTGCGCGAGGATGCGCACAGCGGCAACGGACGGCGCCAT TACTTAGTTAAAGCAAACAACCAAATTATTTCAGGGAAGAAGATAACCACCATTAATCAGCACTGCCCGGGCGCCCGGCCCCTCTCCCGAGTGGGCTCCCCGCGTTTACCAAACCGTGACAAAAGTCCGCCATGCCGAAACCACCACGTCCGTGCGCCGTTCCACGTTATAAACCGCCTCCCGCGCCCCACAGAAACTCCAGCAGCCAGGCAAGGCAACCTCCCTCTGCCCCAGACGGAAACGCACACGCTCACGAGGGCCGTGCGCTCTCTCGATCGCATGGCCGCGCCGACGACCAACCTCCGGCGCGCGGAGCTGTGCGCCGCCGCCGTGTCGGCAGCGGACGCGGCCTCGTGGTGGTGCGCGGTGGCGCTCGTCGCGCTCGTGCTGCTGGGCGCCCTCAGCGCGGAGACCGCGGACGACGACGGGGAAGGCGCCGCGGCGTACTTCCGCGGCCCGCGGCTCGGCGGCTCGGCGGCGCGGCCGTGCGACGAGGTGTACGTGGTCGGGGAAGGCGAGACGCTGCACACCATCAGCGACAAGTGCGGCGACCCGTTCATCGTGGAGAGAAACCCGCACGTGCACGACCCCGACGACGTCTTCCCGGGGCTCGTCATCGCGCTCCGGCCGACCAAGAACACCTAG
- the LOC123046260 gene encoding uncharacterized protein isoform X1 has translation MPGRGPHRGRLACLVYLRDEDVAAAVVEHIEARLASLLRGDSEASSGAVAAVPAGSIPHANRRLHHLMYASGDQEHAFPTPTVRAHGSRARHHGLRAQGALRPDLPPRQLCLRPVRRRQQLGQGPLHQGRGAHRLRPRRRPRGGRELRCLQGVPLPRRGHRFQDQGVVPGPDDAHLLRVPISKGL, from the exons ATGCCAGGGCGTGGTCCGCATCGTGGCCGCCTCGCCTGCCTCGTCTACCTGCGGGACGAGGATGTTGCCGCAGCCGTTGTGGAGCACATCGAGGCccgcctcgcctccctcctccgcggagactcggaagccagcagcggcgCCGTGGCTGCCGTCCCCGCCGGCTCCATCCCGCACGCCAACCGGCGCCTCCACCATCTCATGTATGCCAGCGGCGACCAGGAGCACGCGTTCCCAACTCCCACGGTGCGTGCTCATGGATCTCGAGCCCGACACCATGGGCTCCGTGCACAAGGGGCCCTACGGCCAGATCTTCCGCCCCGACAACTTTGTCTTCGGCCAGTCCGGCGCCGGCAACAACTAGGCCAAGGGCCACTACACCAAGGGCGGGGAGCTCATCGACTCCGTCCTCGACGTCGTCCGCGAGGAGGCCGAGAATTGCGCTGCCTCCAAG GTGTGCCACTCCCTCGGCGGGGGCACCGGTTCCAAGATCAGGGAGTAGTACCCGGGCCAGATGATGCTCACCTTCTCCGTGTTCCCATCTCCAAAGGTCTCTGA